The Thalassomonas actiniarum genome contains the following window.
ATAAGACTCAGATATGCAAGCCCTGTGACTAAACTCGTGATTATCAAATCGTAAACAGTTATTATCAATCGATAAAAAAGAAGTAAATGTTACGAGGGAATGATGACTTTAGGTATTATCAATGAATCAAATTTTGGCTTTCTAAAGCAACATGACCCCATATTCTTTGATTTAGCCAATGCAGCTGAACGTGCTTTTACCAGTGACCCCAACACCACATTAATTAAACTTCGTCAGCTAGCCGAAGCATTAGCACAAGATATAGCATCACGAGTCGGAATAGAATTTGACGACAACACAACTCAAGCTAATTTGCTGTATAAAATAAATAAAGAAATCAGCTTTGAGCCGGTTATCCGGCAACTTTTCCACTCCCTGAGAATAGAAGGCAATAAAGCCACCCACAAATTTAAAACCAAACATAAAGAAGCACTTGACGGTTTAAAGTTAGCCAGGGAATTAGCAATTTGGTTTCACCGCTCATTTGCAAATTTAACTCAGGCATTTAAACCCGGGGCATTTATACTGCCTGAAGATCCCAGCCTGCAACTTCGAACATTACAAACAAAAATCCAGACGTTACAAAACCAATTAACTGAAAACAATGAACAACTTGAAACCAATCAAAATTTAGCCTTATTACTGGCACAAGAAAAAGAAGAATATGCCGTACTCGCCGAACAAATGGATGTTGAGGCACGCACCCTCGCCGAACAAGTAAAACAACACGATGCGTTAATTAAGCAACAACAAACCGCATTCGAGCAAAGGTTAAAAGAATTACAAACCCAGTTAAAACAAAAAGATAAAGAAGTTGAAAAAGCTCGAAAACAAGTCAGTAAAAAAACCAAAAAAGCAAGCCACAATTTTGAGTTAAATGAAGAACTAACACGCATTCTTATCGACCAACAATTAGAAGAAGCTGGCTGGACGGTTGATACCCAAGAACTAACCTGGGCCAATGGCACAAGACCAGAAAAAAACACCCATAAAGCAATCGCTGAGTGGCCAACCGAGCTAAATGGTAAAAAAGGCAGGGCTGACTACGTACTGTTTAACGGCTTAATTCCCATTGCCGTGGTTGAAGCCAAAAAAGCCAACACCAATGTAGCAGGTAAAATCCCTCAGGCAGAGCGGTACGCTAAAGGCTTTAAAGTGACGCAATTAATGACAAATGCCTGGGAAGTTAGCGGACAAACAATTGCCTGGCCCGATGAGGATAGCGGACATTACATGGTGCCATTTGTCTACTCCTGTAATGGCCGCCCCTTTGTTAAACAAAGTAAAGAACATTCAGGCACCTGGTTTCGGGACGTGCGCAAACCGGCCAATATAGCAAAACCGCTAGAGCAGTTTCACTCTCCTGCGGGTTTGCTGGATAAGCTCAAACGAGATAAAGACGAAGCAGAGAAGCTGTTACAACAAGAAGGCTTCAATTATTTGGGGTTGCGTAACTACCAACAAAAAGCCATAGCAGCCGTTGAAACCGCATTAGAGAATAATAACAGCAAATGCCTGTTAGCCATGGCAACAGGTACGGGTAAAACCAGAACCATCATAGGCCTGATGTACCGCTTTTTAAAAGCAGAGCGTTTCAAACGCATCCTGTTCTTAGTCGACAGAACTGCCTTAGGCACTCAGGCCAAAGATGCCTTTGACGAAGCCAAACTGGAACAGAATAAAACCTTATCTTCTATTTACAATATTGCCGACCTCGGTGATATGAAAAGCGAAGCCGAAACCCGGGTGCAAGTAGCGACGGTACAGGCCATGGTGATGCGAATATACAAATCGGATACGCCACCACCGATAGACGAATTTGACTGTATTATTGTTGATGAAGCCCACCGGGGCTATGTACTTGATCAGGAGATGACCGAAGGTGAAATAACCAACCGGGACAGCAGCCAATACTTATCTGCCTACTGCCGAGTATTAGACTATTTTGATGCCGTAAAAATAGGCTTAACCGCCACACCGGCAAAACACACCAGTAATATTTTCGGCAAGCCCATTTATACCTACAGTTACCGAGAAGCCGTTGCAGAAGACTGGTTAATAGATCACGAACCGCCAATACGTTACCAAACCCTGCTCAGTCAACATGGCATTACCTTTGAGAAAGGGGAAACGGTATCTGCTATTAATACCCAAACCGGTGAAGTAGAAAGCGCAGAACTTGAAGATGAAGTAAAATTTGATGTCGACGCCTTTAACCGCAAGGTTATCACCCCTGAATTTAACAAAGTTATCTGTGAACAACTGGTACAAGAACTAGATCCGTTTGGCGAAGAAAAAACCCTTATTTTTTGTACCCGCGACATACATGCCGACATGGTCAAAAGCGCCCTGGATAAAGCCTTTAAAAACTTGTACGGCGACGAATATAAACAAGCTGCGGTGGCTAAAATCACCGGTGAAAGTGATAAGGTTGAACAACTTATTCGCCAATATAAAAATGAGCGTTTTCCCAATATCGCCATTACCGTTGACCTGCTCACTACAGGCATTGACGTACCCGAAATTAACCATTTAGTATTTTTACGCCGGGTAAAATCACGTATTTTATATGAACAAATGCTCGGTCGTGCCACTCGTCGTTGTGATGAAATAGGTAAAACCGCGTTTAAAATTTACGACCCGGTAGATATTTATCACGCACTTGAAGATCTCAATACTATGAAACCCATCAGCAAAGATCCCAACATTACCCTGGATCAACTGGTGGAAGAATTAACCGATCCCGAGCATTTAACCAAAGCCTTAGCCACACCGGGCGAAAAAGCCGATACCAGCCATGCCCATGATGTATTAGCGCAACTCAGCCAAAAAGTGATGCGGGTAATGCGCAAAGCAGCCAAAAAAGCCGAGAACAAACCTGAACTCAAAGAAAAATTACACCAATTAGAAGGTGTTTGGGGCATCACAGCCAACAAGCTCCACCAACATCTGCACACCATAGGCCCTCAAGCTGCAGCAGCATTCCTGCATCAACATAGCGGCATACTCAAACAACTGTCAGAAGTACGATTTTTAGCGGGCTCAGATGCTATGCCAATTATTTACCAGGGTAAAGATAAGTTTGTTAGCCGCGAACAATCTTATGGCGCCCATGAAAAACCCGCTGATTACCTGCTCAGTTTTAATGAATTTATCAAAGAGAACATCAACCAGTCAGCGGCACTTTCCGTAGTGGTTTCACGCCCGAAAGACCTTACCCGGGCACAGCTCAAAGAAGTAAAATTAATGCTCGACAATGCCGGTTTCAGCGAGGCCCATTTACAAAGTGCCTGGCGCAGCAGTACCAATCAGGATATTGCCGCCAGTATTATCGGTTATATCCGTCAGGCAGCATTAGGGGAAGCACTGTTACCTTTTGAACAAAGGGTACAACAGGCCATGCAAAAGCTTTATCAGCAACACAGCTGGTCACCAATACAGCGAAAATGGCTGGAGCGCCTGGCCAAACAGCTGACCTTTGAAGTGATAATAGACAAAGACTTTGTGAACCAGCGCTTCGCCCAGCAAGGCGGTGCTAAACAGCTAGATAAAATATTAACCAACCAACTCAATACCGTTATTGAAGAGCTAAGCGACTTCTTATGGGTAGCCAGTTAATAGCCGGGCAGCTGTGGCTATAGCAGTAAACCCAATATCAGCTTAGCTGCTGACTTGCACATGCCTTAAGCCCCACAAGCGAAAGGTATACAAAATGTATTTTTGTATACCTATTGGCCCTTAAATATATACAAAACGTATTTTTCTATACATATTGTTATGATATGTATAGAAAACTCATTTTTCTATACATATCGCCCGCCAACAGATAGAATACCCCAAGTTTTATCCATGCCCTGCCGACAATAAAAAGAGTGATAAATGAGCTTTAAAATTGCAGCCTTACCGTTTGCTGATATCGAATCTTGGGAAACCCGTAAGGTGCTGAAAAAAACCGCCCAAGCGCATCGCTATTTGGCAGAATTAAAAGGAGTGGCCGAAACAATTCCCAATGAGGCTATTCTGATCAGCACCCTCACCCTGCAAGAAGCCAAACACAGCTCGGCAATCGAAAACATTATCACCACCCATGATGAATTATTCAAAGCCGAACTCTATAACGAAGCAACAGTAAACCCGGCAACCAAAGAAGTGCAGGATTATGCCATAGCCTTACGTACCGGCTTTGGCTTGGTACGCGACAGCAAGCTTATTCGTTTAGCCGATATTCTCACCATACAAAACACACTTGAAAACAACAGGGCCGGTTTTCGAAAATTACCCGGTACCGAGCTAAAAAACGCCCAAACCGGTGAAGTTATTTACACCCCGCCGCAACATCCGCAAGAAATAGAAAGCTTGATGGATAACTTAGTGCAATATATTAATGACGATGCTCTATGTAGTGCCGATCCCCTGGTAAAAATGGCCATTATTCACCATCAGTTTGAAAGCATACACCCGTTTTATGACGGCAACGGCCGTACCGGCCGCATCATCAATATGCTCTATTTAGTAGCACAGGGCTTATTAGACTTGCCGGTATTATATTTAAGCGGATATTTGATCCAAACCAAAACAGATTATTATCAAAATTTACAGGCTGTGCGTGACAGCGGCCAATGGG
Protein-coding sequences here:
- the hsdR gene encoding type I restriction-modification system endonuclease: MMTLGIINESNFGFLKQHDPIFFDLANAAERAFTSDPNTTLIKLRQLAEALAQDIASRVGIEFDDNTTQANLLYKINKEISFEPVIRQLFHSLRIEGNKATHKFKTKHKEALDGLKLARELAIWFHRSFANLTQAFKPGAFILPEDPSLQLRTLQTKIQTLQNQLTENNEQLETNQNLALLLAQEKEEYAVLAEQMDVEARTLAEQVKQHDALIKQQQTAFEQRLKELQTQLKQKDKEVEKARKQVSKKTKKASHNFELNEELTRILIDQQLEEAGWTVDTQELTWANGTRPEKNTHKAIAEWPTELNGKKGRADYVLFNGLIPIAVVEAKKANTNVAGKIPQAERYAKGFKVTQLMTNAWEVSGQTIAWPDEDSGHYMVPFVYSCNGRPFVKQSKEHSGTWFRDVRKPANIAKPLEQFHSPAGLLDKLKRDKDEAEKLLQQEGFNYLGLRNYQQKAIAAVETALENNNSKCLLAMATGTGKTRTIIGLMYRFLKAERFKRILFLVDRTALGTQAKDAFDEAKLEQNKTLSSIYNIADLGDMKSEAETRVQVATVQAMVMRIYKSDTPPPIDEFDCIIVDEAHRGYVLDQEMTEGEITNRDSSQYLSAYCRVLDYFDAVKIGLTATPAKHTSNIFGKPIYTYSYREAVAEDWLIDHEPPIRYQTLLSQHGITFEKGETVSAINTQTGEVESAELEDEVKFDVDAFNRKVITPEFNKVICEQLVQELDPFGEEKTLIFCTRDIHADMVKSALDKAFKNLYGDEYKQAAVAKITGESDKVEQLIRQYKNERFPNIAITVDLLTTGIDVPEINHLVFLRRVKSRILYEQMLGRATRRCDEIGKTAFKIYDPVDIYHALEDLNTMKPISKDPNITLDQLVEELTDPEHLTKALATPGEKADTSHAHDVLAQLSQKVMRVMRKAAKKAENKPELKEKLHQLEGVWGITANKLHQHLHTIGPQAAAAFLHQHSGILKQLSEVRFLAGSDAMPIIYQGKDKFVSREQSYGAHEKPADYLLSFNEFIKENINQSAALSVVVSRPKDLTRAQLKEVKLMLDNAGFSEAHLQSAWRSSTNQDIAASIIGYIRQAALGEALLPFEQRVQQAMQKLYQQHSWSPIQRKWLERLAKQLTFEVIIDKDFVNQRFAQQGGAKQLDKILTNQLNTVIEELSDFLWVAS
- a CDS encoding Fic family protein — its product is MSFKIAALPFADIESWETRKVLKKTAQAHRYLAELKGVAETIPNEAILISTLTLQEAKHSSAIENIITTHDELFKAELYNEATVNPATKEVQDYAIALRTGFGLVRDSKLIRLADILTIQNTLENNRAGFRKLPGTELKNAQTGEVIYTPPQHPQEIESLMDNLVQYINDDALCSADPLVKMAIIHHQFESIHPFYDGNGRTGRIINMLYLVAQGLLDLPVLYLSGYLIQTKTDYYQNLQAVRDSGQWEPWLIYMLEGIAQTAQVTITLIKKIKALMQHFKQQIREQLPKIYRQELLNNLFNHPYTKIEFMMNDLGVTRLTATKYLEQLVDIGLLQKEKVGRSNFYINQSLLQLFTERQ